From Cucumis melo cultivar AY chromosome 1, USDA_Cmelo_AY_1.0, whole genome shotgun sequence, a single genomic window includes:
- the LOC103500091 gene encoding protein trichome birefringence-like 26 has product MKIEYHNPFFLRKHMSCVLKFALFLLFAALSFHIFLSLSFKLVSFPHPPLDSTDLAQTQPQNDSRTECDIFVGEWVEDSIGPFYTNESCHFIETHQNCMRNGRPDTGYLHWRWNPAECELPRFNPGMFLRLMRNKSWAFVGDSIQRNHVQSLLCILSQVEEVIETYHDEEYRSKKWHFPSHNFTLSVIWSPFLTKAAIFEDINGISSSEIKLHLDELDEKWTSPYKDLDYVVFAGGKWFLKAAIYYENNTVTGCHNCLEKNMTDLGFAYAYRKAIGLVFDFITRSDHKAFVLFRTTIPDHFENGEWFSGGQCNRTVPFKGGEVEMKDVDVVMRNIELQEFDKVVKSGIGKAPTLKLLDTTRLSLLRPDGHPSWYRQFHPFAHGNGKVQIDCLHWCLPGPIDSWNDLLFQLLIHGVRA; this is encoded by the exons ATGAAGATTGAATATCATAACCCATTTTTCCTAAGAAAACATATGAGTTGTGTTCTCAAATTTGCCCTCTTTTTACTCTTTGCTGCTCTTTCCTTTcacatttttctctctctttctttcaaaCTAGTTTCATTTCCACACCCTCCTCTTGATTCAACAGATTTGGCTCAAACCCAACCTCAAAATG ATAGTAGAACAGAATGTGATATATTTGTGGGGGAATGGGTGGAAGATTCTATAGGACCTTTTTACACAAATGAGAGTTGCCATTTCATTGAAACTCATCAGAATTGTATGCGAAACGGGCGGCCCGACACCGGTTATCTTCACTGGAGATGGAATCCAGCCGAGTGCGAGTTGCCGAGGTTCAATCCCGGCATGTTTCTTCGTCTAATGAGGAACAAATCATGGGCTTTCGTTGGGGATTCCATTCAACGTAACCATGTTCAATCATTGCTTTGCATTCTTTCTCAG GTGGAGGAAGTAATTGAGACATACCATGACGAAGAATACAGATCCAAAAAATGGCACTTCCCATCTCACAACTTCACCCTTTCAGTCATCTGGTCTCCCTTCCTAACCAAAGCAGCCATTTTCGAGGATATAAATGGAATTTCAAGTTCGGAGATCAAACTGCATCTCGACGAGCTTGATGAAAAATGGACGTCACCGTACAAGGATCTTGACTATGTAGTATTTGCTGGTGGGAAATGGTTTTTGAAGGCTGCTATATACTACGAGAACAATACCGTGACCGGCTGTCATAACTGCTTGGAAAAGAACATGACAGACCTCGGATTCGCTTATGCATATCGAAAAGCAATTGGATTGGTCTTCGACTTCATTACACGTTCTGATCATAAGGCATTTGTTTTGTTTAGAACCACCATACCAGATCATTTTGAGAATGGAGAATGGTTTAGTGGAGGGCAATGCAATAGGACAGTGCCTTTCAAGGGAGGGGAGGTTGAAATGAAAGATGTGGATGTAGTAATGAGAAATATTGAACTGCAAGAGTTTGACAAGGTTGTTAAATCTGGAATCGGAAAGGCTCCAACTTTGAAGCTTCTCGACACGACACGTCTCTCTTTGTTGAGACCTGATGGGCACCCGAGCTGGTATAGGCAATTCCATCCATTTGCTCATGGAAATGGAAAAGTACAGATTGATTGTTTACATTGGTGTTTACCAGGTCCAATAGACTCCTGGAATGATTTACTATTCCAGTTGTTGATTCATGGTGTAAGAGCATGA